In Hydractinia symbiolongicarpus strain clone_291-10 chromosome 4, HSymV2.1, whole genome shotgun sequence, the following proteins share a genomic window:
- the LOC130641002 gene encoding Golgi reassembly-stacking protein 2-like: MGAGSSSDVPGGGTEGYHVLRVQEGSPGYKAGLEPFFDFIVSVENNRLDQDNDTLKEVLKANVEKPVKLLVYSSKTRKVREASITPSNLWGGQGLLGVSIRFCSFDGAAENVWHVLDVNPNSPSDIAGLRPHTDYIIGADTVLHDAEDFFNLIDQHENKALKLYVYNSETDGCREVTITPNNKWGGEGSIGCGIGYGYLHRIPVPDVTKPLKPPIIATTTAGIAAGFSEIPLVGGGSPAPFNANTGLETSLANVNLSQHPMTAPLLTNSLPHNLSHIQPMATPPVPPPEFYKPVPQPVQPHVSPMLSNTPTPLPPSQTPILPTVMSTHVASHSPDAMVATEPQNTPQLVTSPISNGLSHVTEAPQLEANTQPATILAPEVSQTEPGVFVAKPVPLLTDITQGATPTQIQSVQPAAVPST, from the exons GTTCAAGAAGGATCTCCAGGTTACAAGGCTGGGTTGGAaccattttttgattttatagtTTCCGTAGAAAACAATAGATTG gaTCAAGACAATGACACattaaaagaagttttgaaAGCAAATGTTGAGAAACCTGTAAAACTTTTGGTCTATAGCAGTAAAACCAGAAAAGTGAGAG AGGCAAGTATCACACCAAGTAATTTGTGGGGAGGTCAAGGACTCTTGG GTGTTAGCATTCGTTTTTGTTCATTTGACGGAGCAGCAGAGAATGTCTGGCATGTTCTG gATGTGAACCCAAACTCTCCATCAGATATTGCTGGCTTGAGACCTCACACCGATTACATTATTGGAGCAGACACTGTGCTACACGAT GCGGAAGACTTCTTCAATCTGATTGATCAGCACGAAAACAAAGCTTTGAAGTTATATGTCTACAATTCAGAAACAGATGGCTGCAGAGAG GTTACTATCACACCTAATAATAAATGGGGAGGAGAAGGGAG TATTGGTTGTGGTATCGGTTATGGGTACTTGCATCGAATTCCAGTTCCCGATGTGACAAAACCTTTAAAACCGCCAATCATAGCAACGACAACTGCTGGCATTGCTGCTGGGTTTTCAGAG ATACCACTTGTTGGTGGAGGTTCACCAGCGCCTTTCAACGCAAACACAG GATTGGAGACGTCATTGGCGAATGTCAATCTCTCACAGCATCCAATGACTGCACCGTTATTAACAAATAGTCTTCCTCATAATTTATCTCACATACAACCAATGGCTACGCCACCTGTCCCGCCTCCGGAATTTTACAAACCAGTTCCTCAACCAGTTCAACCGCATGTATCACCAATGCTGAGTAATACTCCTACACCTCTTCCGCCATCGCAAACACCAATCTTACCGACAGTTATGTCAACGCATGTCGCGTCGCATTCACCTGACGCCATGGTCGCTACTGAACCTCAAAACACACCACAACTTGTTACTAGCCCAATATCGAATGGATTATCACATGTCACTGAAGCACCCCAGCTAGAAGCAAATACACAACCAGCTACTATTCTTGCACCAGAGGTTTCCCAAACGGAGCCCGGTGTGTTTGTAGCTAAACCTGTACCTTTACTGACCGATATTACACAAGGAGCAACACCGACACAGATTCAGAGTGTACAGCCAGCAGCAGTACCGTCCACATGa